GTCTTCGTCACGCGCTGGACGGTACCGACGGTCCCGGGGTGCGTGGCGGCGGGGTGACCAGGACGTCCACCGCCCGGGTGACAGGGGTGCCGGACAGGCTCGGCCTTACAACCCGAGTAGCGCGCGGGCCTCGGCGGTGGTGAGCGGCGGGCGCTGGGCGAGCTGCGCGAAGCCGACCGCGCGGGCGACCAACTGCATGTTGGACTCCACCGGGCGGCCCTTCGCGTACGTCACGGTGTCCTCCATGCCGACCCGCAGGTGGCCGCCCGTCGACAGCGAGGCAAGCAGCACCGGGATCGTGCTGCGGCCAACGCCGGTGGCCGAGAAGGTGGTGCCCTCGGGCAGGTCCCGCAGCATCCGGTGGGCCGCGACAAGCGTCTCGGTGTTGCCCGGCATCCCGCCCGGCACACCCATCACGAAGTCGACATGCACGTGCCCCCCGGCCGGCAGCCCGTACTTGCCGAGCAACCGCTGCAACGCGGACAGGTGGCCGAGGTCGAAGATCTCGTACTCCGGCACGATCCCGCGTTCCTGCATCCGGGTGTGCAGGTCGACGATGAACTCCCAGCGGTTGAGGAAGACGTCGTCGCCGAAGTTGACCGTACCCATGGTGCAGGACGCCATGTCCGGCCTGGCGTCGAGCACGGCGAGTCGGGCGGCCTCCGGGTCGGTCACCGCGCCGCCGGAGGAGAGCTGCACGATCAGGTCGGTGCTCTCCCGCAGCGCGGCCACCGTGTCGGCCAGACGCACCGGGTCGAGGGTCGGCCGCGCCGCATCGTCGCGGATGTGGACGTGGATCACGGCAGCGCCGAGTGCCTCGCACTCCTTGGCGGTGAGCAGCAGCTCGTCGAGGGTCACCGGCAGCGCCGGCACCTCCGCCTTGGCCGACTCCGCGCCGGTCGGGGCAACCGTGATCAACGTTCCTGTCGTCATGCCGGCGATCCTAGACGGCCCGCTCAGGACGGGTCGATCGCCGCCGCGGTCTCGCCGATCCGCAGCGCGGCATCGTCCGCGACGTTCCGCTTCAACACCGCGAGGGCGACCTGGCCCAACTCGTGGTGCAGCACGGCGGTGCCGACGAAGCCAACCGCCCGGCCGTCGAGGGTCACCGGCGTACCGGCGGCCGGCGGCTGGTCGGTGGTCACCCCGTCCAGGTGCAGCAGTACGAGGCGACGCGGCGGCCGGCCCATGTTGTGCACCCGGGCCACCGTCTCCTGGCCCCGGTAGCAACCCTTGTCCAGATGCACCGCCGGGGCGATCAGGTCGACCTCCGCCGGAATGGTCCGGTGGTCGGTGTCCACCCCGACCCGGGGTTGCCGGGCGGCCACCCGGATCGCCTCGTACGCCCAGAGCCCCGCGAGCGGCACGCCGGCGCCACGCAGTTCCGCCACCACCTGGTCCATCGCCGACCGGGGCACCAGCAGGTCCACCCCGAGCGGGCCGCGTCGGGCCCAGCCGCCGGTCGGCAGCGGCCGGACGTCGTACCGGACGCTCGCCCGGGGTGGCACGACACCGTGGGGGAACTTCGGACCCGGCACCGGGAGCAGGTCCGGCGCGGCCAGCCCGGTCACGCCGAGCGTGCCCAGCGCCTCCGTCGCCGCCGGCCCGACCAGCGACAGCAGCGCCCGCTCGGCGGTCGCGTCGCGCGGGTCGACCTTGCTGAAGAACCGCATCTTCTCCAGGTAGGCCAGTAGACCTTCGGTGGCCCCCGGCTCGGTGTCCAGCCAGGTGGTCTCGCCGTCCTCCGCGACCAGGGCGTGCTGCTCGACGTGGCCGTGCGGGGACAGCACCAGCAGTTCGGTGCCCTCACCGGCGGCCAGCGTGGTCAGGTGCTGTGAGGTGACCGTGTGCAGCCAACCGGCCCGCTCTTCCCCGGGCACCGCGATGACCCCTCGGTGCGACCGGTCGACCAGGCCGACCTCGGTGTCGAGGGTGCGCTGCTCGCGCAGCGGGTCGCCGTAGTGCGCGGCCACCCCCCGCACCCCGGCCGCGACGTGCGCCGGATCCGGCTGGTCGCGGCTGGCCTCGTCGATGCTCTCGACGGCCACCGCACCCGCGATGTCGATCATTTGTCGTCCCCGTTCTCGCAGCGTACGCAGACGCCGAAGAGTGACACGTGCCCGATATCCACCAGGAACCCCCGCTGCGCGGCCAACTGGTCGGCGAGCGGACGGAGCAGCTCGGGATCGATCTCGTCGATCGCGCCGCACTCCCGGCAGACCAGGTGGACGTGTTGGTGCTCACCGGCGGCGTGATAGGTCGGTGATCCGTGCGACAGGTGTGTGTGGGTGACCAGGCCGAGCCGTTCCAGCAGCTCAAGCGTGCGATAGATGGTGGTGATGTTGACGCCGGCGGCGACCTCCCGGACGGCGGTGTGCACCTGCTCCGGGCTGGCGTGCCCCAGATCGAGCACCGCCTGGAGGACGAGCTGCCGCTGGGCCGTCAGCCGCAGCCCACGGGCCCGCAGCATTTCCGCGAGGGAGGATTCGGACACCGTCCGATCATAGTTCGGCCACCATGCCAGTCCCCGCACCGCGACCGACCGCCGCTAGGCTCGACGGTCATGGTGATGTCGTCCGTCGGGAAGGTCGCGGCCGACCCGACCGCGCGGATCGTCGTTCTCGGGCGCGGCCCGGTGCCGGTCGGCGACCCCGTGCTCCGCGGCGACGACCTCGGCGTACTCCGCGGCGACGGCCTCTTCGAGACCATGCACCTGCGTCAGGGCCGACCGTGGCTACGCGACGAACACCTGGCCCGCCTGGTCGCGGCGGCCACCGCCGTCGACCTGGCCCTGCCTCCCACCGCCGCGCTGATCGACCTGCTCGACGAGGTACGCGCAGGCTGGCCAGCGCAGGTGGAAGGGGCACTTCGGCTGGTCTGCACGCGCGGCCCGGAGATCGGCGGCCCGCCGACGGTCTACGCCACGCTGGCCGAGGTGCCGGCGTCGTCCCGGGTGGCCCGGCGGAACGGGATCAGCGTGGCCACCCTGCCGCTGGGCGTGCCCGCCGACGCCCGCAACGGGCTGAGCTGGCTGCCGGCCGGGATCAAATCCACGTCGTACGCGGTCAACACCGCCGCCCGCCGCTGGGCCGACCGGGCCGGGGTGGACGACGTGCTCTGGATCTCCTCCGACGGGTACGCGCTGGAGGGCCCCACGGCCAACGTGGTGTGGCTCACCGGCGGCACGCTCTGCACGGTGCCCGCCGCCACCACCGGGATCCTCGCCGGCACGACCGTGGCCTGGCTGCTCGACCACGCCGACGAGTTGGGCCTGGGCGCTGCCGAGCGGATGGTCACCCCGGCCGAACTGCACGCGGCGGACGGCGTGTGGTTCACCTCGTCGGTACGCGGGGCCGCCGAGGTCCACACGCTGGACGGGGTGCGTCGGGCCAACTGCCCGCGCACCCCCGCCCTGCAAGCCCTGCTGGGTTTCCCCGTCTAGATCAGCCGCCGACCCGGACGAGCCGGGCGGAGAGGTGCGGGCTGAGCCCGTGCCCCATGGCGGCCATCTCCTGGGCGTAGAGCAGTGCACCCTCGACGATGCCGTAGAGCCGCTTCCCGCCGGTGACCTCCTTGGCGGTCGGGGTCCGGATCACCGCGTCGGTGGCGAACTCGATCTGGGTACCGGTGCGCTTGCCGAGGTGCAGCTCCATCACCCCCGTCGGGGTGGTCAGCAGCACCTCCAGCTCATCGGTCGCCCGTCCATCCACCAGCACCGGCCGCCACCAGCCGGCCTCACGACCGGCCGGGCGGACCGGCTTGCTCTGCTCGTCGAGGATCCAGGCACGGGACTCGTAGTGCAGGAACGGCCGGCCGTCGTGGCTGATCCGGATCTCCTGCGCGTAGTCGAAGTCCTCGATGGTGGGGAAGCCGCCCTTGCCCCGGCCGCGCCACAGGCCGACGTAGGGCAGCAGGCCATCCAGCGCGGGATGCAGTTTCGGCCCGACCCGCAGGTCGTGACTCTCCTCGAACGGGTATTCCTCGACCGGCGGCGCGTTCAACCACGGCGGCTGCAGCGGGTTCTCGCTCACCCTGCCACCTTCGTTCGCGACTGCGGGGCTCGCAAGCCCGGCTCACTCCTCGCGCTCACCCTGCCACCTTCGTTCGCGACTGCGGGGCTCGCAAGCCCGGCTCACTCCTCGCGCTCACCCTGCCACCTTCGTTCGCGACTGCGGGGCTCGCAAGCCCGGCTCACTCCTCGCGCTCACCCTGCCACCTTCGTTCGCGACTGCGGGG
The window above is part of the Micromonospora sp. LH3U1 genome. Proteins encoded here:
- a CDS encoding 3-keto-5-aminohexanoate cleavage protein; protein product: MTTGTLITVAPTGAESAKAEVPALPVTLDELLLTAKECEALGAAVIHVHIRDDAARPTLDPVRLADTVAALRESTDLIVQLSSGGAVTDPEAARLAVLDARPDMASCTMGTVNFGDDVFLNRWEFIVDLHTRMQERGIVPEYEIFDLGHLSALQRLLGKYGLPAGGHVHVDFVMGVPGGMPGNTETLVAAHRMLRDLPEGTTFSATGVGRSTIPVLLASLSTGGHLRVGMEDTVTYAKGRPVESNMQLVARAVGFAQLAQRPPLTTAEARALLGL
- the ygfZ gene encoding CAF17-like 4Fe-4S cluster assembly/insertion protein YgfZ translates to MIDIAGAVAVESIDEASRDQPDPAHVAAGVRGVAAHYGDPLREQRTLDTEVGLVDRSHRGVIAVPGEERAGWLHTVTSQHLTTLAAGEGTELLVLSPHGHVEQHALVAEDGETTWLDTEPGATEGLLAYLEKMRFFSKVDPRDATAERALLSLVGPAATEALGTLGVTGLAAPDLLPVPGPKFPHGVVPPRASVRYDVRPLPTGGWARRGPLGVDLLVPRSAMDQVVAELRGAGVPLAGLWAYEAIRVAARQPRVGVDTDHRTIPAEVDLIAPAVHLDKGCYRGQETVARVHNMGRPPRRLVLLHLDGVTTDQPPAAGTPVTLDGRAVGFVGTAVLHHELGQVALAVLKRNVADDAALRIGETAAAIDPS
- a CDS encoding Fur family transcriptional regulator encodes the protein MSESSLAEMLRARGLRLTAQRQLVLQAVLDLGHASPEQVHTAVREVAAGVNITTIYRTLELLERLGLVTHTHLSHGSPTYHAAGEHQHVHLVCRECGAIDEIDPELLRPLADQLAAQRGFLVDIGHVSLFGVCVRCENGDDK
- a CDS encoding aminotransferase class IV, which encodes MVMSSVGKVAADPTARIVVLGRGPVPVGDPVLRGDDLGVLRGDGLFETMHLRQGRPWLRDEHLARLVAAATAVDLALPPTAALIDLLDEVRAGWPAQVEGALRLVCTRGPEIGGPPTVYATLAEVPASSRVARRNGISVATLPLGVPADARNGLSWLPAGIKSTSYAVNTAARRWADRAGVDDVLWISSDGYALEGPTANVVWLTGGTLCTVPAATTGILAGTTVAWLLDHADELGLGAAERMVTPAELHAADGVWFTSSVRGAAEVHTLDGVRRANCPRTPALQALLGFPV
- a CDS encoding FABP family protein, whose translation is MSENPLQPPWLNAPPVEEYPFEESHDLRVGPKLHPALDGLLPYVGLWRGRGKGGFPTIEDFDYAQEIRISHDGRPFLHYESRAWILDEQSKPVRPAGREAGWWRPVLVDGRATDELEVLLTTPTGVMELHLGKRTGTQIEFATDAVIRTPTAKEVTGGKRLYGIVEGALLYAQEMAAMGHGLSPHLSARLVRVGG